In Lotus japonicus ecotype B-129 chromosome 5, LjGifu_v1.2, one genomic interval encodes:
- the LOC130720326 gene encoding 40S ribosomal protein S3a-like, with the protein MAVGKNKRISKGKKGSKKKASDPFAKKDWYDIKAPSVFQVKNVGKTLVSRTQGTKIASEGLKHRVFEVSLADLQGDEEQAFRKIRLRAEDVQGKNVLTNFWGMNFTTDKLRSLVRKWQTLIEAHVDVKTTDNYTLRMFCIGFTKRRANQVKRTCYAQSSQIRQIRRKMREIMTNQATSCDLKELVRKFIPEVIGKEVEKATTGIYPLQNVFVRKVKILKAPKFDLGKLMEVHGDYSEDVGTKVDRPADETVAEEPTEIVGA; encoded by the exons ATGGCCGTCGGCAAGAACAAGCGTATCTCCAAGGGGAAGAAGGGAAGCAAGAAGAAAGC TTCTGATCCCTTTGCCAAGAAGGATTGGTATGATATCAAGGCTCCTTCTGTGTTCCAGGTCAAAAATGTTGGCAAAACCCTCGTCTCTCGTACTCAGGGTACCAAG ATTGCTTCAGAAGGACTCAAACATAGAGTGTTTGAGGTCTCATTGGCCGATCTTCAGGGCGATGAGGAACAAGCTTTCAGGAAGATCAGACTGAGAGCTGAAGATGTTCAAGGAAAGAATGTTCTGACCAATTTCTGG GGAATGAACTTCACTACTGACAAGCTGAGGTCACTGGTGCGAAAGTGGCAAACTCTGATTGAAGCCCATGTGGATGTGAAGACTACTGATAACTACACATTGAGGATGTTCTGCATTGGATTTACCAAGAGAAGAGCTAACCAGGTGAAGAGAACCTGTTATGCACAATCCAGCCAGATTAGACAG ATACGCAGGAAGATGAGGGAAATCATGACCAACCAGGCAACATCTTGTGATTTGAAGGAGTTGGTCCGCAAGTTCATTCCTGAGGTGATTGGGAAAGAGGTTGAGAAGGCAACAACTGGCATTTACCCTCTGCAGAATGTGTTTGTTCGTAAAGTCAAGATCCTGAAAGCTCCTAAGTTCGATCTTGGAAAATTGATGGAG GTTCACGGGGATTACTCAGAAGATGTTGGTACTAAGGTAGACAGACCTGCTGATGAAACCGTGGCTGAGGAACCCACTGAAATTGTTGGAGCTTGA
- the LOC130720736 gene encoding protein NETWORKED 1A-like: MATLLQSESRRLYSWWWDSHISPKNSKWLQDNLTDMDAKVKAMVKLIEEDGDSFARRAEMYYKKRPELMKLVEEFYRAYRALAERYDHATGELRQAHKTMAEAFPNQAPYLLADDSPCGSSGPEAEPHTPEMSNQIRAFLESVDLQKDAFGFSSIHNASKKNGGGLEESDDGLSRKGLKQLNELFGLSAEKHIVKTHNHYESEHAGRAEKEVETLRKTLADIQSEKDSVFLQYQKSLEKLSEMDRELNKAKNDAEGLDERASKAEIEVKILKEALAELKFDKEAGLVQYIQCLERIASLESMLSLAQLDAEGHDERAAKAETEAKNLKQELAKLEAEKDAGLLQYRRSLEKISVLEVKITLVEENSRMLNEQIGRAELEIKALRQSLGEMNKEKEAVAFKYKQCLEKISAMESEILQAQETCDRLNREIEIGTGKLNAAEKHCDMLLKSNQSLQQEAENLVHQISMKDQKLLEKHTELERLQTLMNEEHSHFLEIESTLHSLQKLYSHSQEEQRSLALELKHGFQLLEDLEVSKQGFKEEMQHIVEESRALHEINFTSTGMLKNQQTEISKLKEIKEKLEREFAMKVKESDSLQQESHQIKDEIQGLNSRYQAILEELWSVGLNPKCFAASVKDLKNENSKLKEVCEMERGEKESLREKSKDMDNLLSEKAFMQSSLSSLNDEVEGLRDTVKKFQESCHVLKEEKSILVAEKSSLLSQLQIITESMQKLLEKNTSLEKALTDAKIELEGLRAKSSSLEEFCNSLKNEKCSLINERSILVSQLESVEAKLSNLEKKFTKLEEKYSDMEKDKESRVNQVDKLHDLLLAQKEKHANHKHSSESRLANLENLVLRLQEDHRLGKAEFEEEVDKAVNAHVEMFILQKCMEDLEQKNAGLKFECQKHIEASKISDKLISELESENLMQQMELEFLVDEIRKFKMGIHQVFGALQFDPDKVHGKRNKHEEIPISHILYNIEGLKGSLVKTQEEKQQLIIENSVLLTVLSQQESEGEELESKKRVLEQEFESTREQHAMLQKVKLELLEMNKQLSSEVIKGEERENMLKSKLDALHMELGDLQRTNLVFQEENFKVLEEKKSLLKSVLDLKDAKFAVEDENSEMFHEALTLKNLCLVYESFFSEKLLEQKVLAEHLSDLRCVNNDLKQELGLLRKKFEVKESENVYLTESIERMDKDLQEVKNSNDHLSSQIEGSEHLLNKKEMELLEMEERLKAAEMLNAEFCRNVEKLKMDQEESSLINENLEKQILELSEGCMNHKKEIELLNEANTSFLSKMRLLHQEVEQQKAREETLSSELLDKTNEFQLWEAEAATFYFDLQISSISETLLENKVNELTGVCLKLEGESATKSLKIEQMTERVSVLESEVGGLKGQLSAYAPVICSLKEDFASLEHTVLRTKRRTVVCDWEQKESVIATCLQENSYQSLTESNSTLIPDGVSDLLSMKARIREVEKCMVEEIERQVKEENQTTKANPGALTKVTEDANDKRKVEKQLKEESTWRAKSENGSMMKDIPLDHISDNPASKNRRRENSGTDDQMLELWETAEQDCPDGLMVSDAMRKSSVPTEDVIMAHQSDNSGKILNTSSELDAEKELGVDKLQLSRSIKDRTQDGSKRRKILERLTSDSQKLSALKMTMQDLKNKMETKKRGKKGDDTEYETVKRRVEEVEGALVKLVDTNAQLTKDINESAPSLSRQTSAEMEKSRHIQRKRVTEEARKGSEHIGRLQFEVQNIQYVLLKLADEKKSKGKGRFSGKTVVLLRDFIQHGRKSSKKHNKGCFCGCSRPSTNEE, translated from the exons ATGGCAACCCTGTTACAGTCTGAGTCAAGGCGCTTATATTCTTGGTGGTGGGATAGCCACATTAGCCCAAAGAATTCAAAATGGCTTCAGGATAATCTTACAG ACATGGATGCCAAAGTCAAAGCAATGGTCAAGCTTATTGAAGAGGATGGAGACTCATTTGCGAGGAGGGCCGAGATGTACTATAAGAAGCGTCCAGAACTCATGAAATTAGTTGAGGAGTTCTATCGAGCATATCGTGCATTGGCAGAGAGGTATGATCATGCGACGGGGGAGCTACGCCAGGCCCATAAAACCATGGCAGAAGCATTTCCCAACCAAGCACCTTATTTGCTAGCTGATGATTCACCATGTGGTTCTTCAGGCCCTGAGGCTGAGCCGCATACTCCAGAAATGTCAAATCAAATTCGGGCATTCTTGGAATCAGTTGACCTGCAGAAAGATGCATTTGGGTTTTCTTCAATCCACAATGCTTCAAAAAAGAATGGAGGGGGTTTAGAAGAATCTGATGATGGTCTGAGCAGAAAGGGTCTGAAGCAGCTGAATGAGCTTTTCGGGCTATCGGCGGAAAAACATATTGTGAAGACCCATAACCATTATGAGTCTGAGCATGCCGGGAGAGCAGAAAAAGAGGTTGAAACCTTAAGGAAAACCCTCGCAGATATACAGTCAGAGAAGGACTCTGTTTTTCTTCAGTATCAGAAGAGCTTGGAGAAGTTATCTGAGATGGATAGAGAGCTTAATAAGGCAAAAAATGATGCTGAAGGCCTTGATGAGCGCGCAAGCAAAGCTGAAATCGAAGTCAAAATATTGAAGGAAGCCCTGGCTGAGCTAAAATTTGACAAGGAGGCTGGTCTAGTTCAATACATCCAGTGTCTGGAAAGGATAGCTAGCCTGGAGAGTATGTTATCTTTGGCCCAGCTGGATGCAGAGGGACATGATGAAAGGGCTGCTAAAGCAGAAACTGAAGCTAAAAATCTTAAGCAAGAACTTGCTAAACTGGAGGCCGAGAAGGATGCAGGTCTTCTTCAATATAGAAGATCTCTTGAAAAGATTTCCGTTTTGGAGGTTAAGATTACCCTTGTTGAGGAGAATTCCAGGATGCTAAATGAGCAAATTGGAAGAGCAGAGCTAGAGATTAAAGCACTGAGGCAAAGTCTTGGTGAAATGAATAAAGAGAAAGAAGCTGTAGCTTTCAAGTACAAGCAGTGCTTGGAGAAAATATCTGCAATGGAGAGTGAGATTTTGCAAGCCCAAGAAACTTGTGATCGACTAAATAGGGAAATAGAGATAGGCACTGGTAAACTAAACGCTGCTGAAAAACATTGTGATATGTTGCTGAAATCTAATCAATCTCTTCAGCAAGAAGCTGAAAATCTAGTGCACCAGATTTCTATGAAAGATCAAAAACTTCTAGAGAAGCACACGGAGTTAGAAAGGCTGCAGACTCTCATGAATGAAGAGCATTCTCATTTTCTTGAAATTGAATCTACTCTGCATTCTCTGCAGAAGTTGTATTCTCACTCACAAGAGGAGCAAAGATCTCTTGCTTTGGAGCTTAAACATGGCTTTCAGCTATTGGAAGACTTAGAGGTATCCAAACAAGGTTTTAAAGAAGAAATGCAACATATTGTGGAGGAAAGCAGGGCTTTGCATGAAATTAACTTCACTTCGACGGGGATGTTAAAAAATCAGCAGACAGAAATTTCCAAGTTGAAGGAGATCAAAGAGAAGCTTGAACGAGAGTTTGCCATGAAAGTTAAAGAAAGTGATTCCTTGCAGCAGGAATCTCATCAAATAAAGGATGAAATCCAGGGCTTGAACAGCAGGTATCAGGCTATACTGGAAGAACTGTGGTCTGTAGGTCTGAATCCTAAATGTTTTGCTGCATCTGTCAAGGATTTAAAGAATGAGAACTCAAAGCTAAAGGAGGTATGTGAGATGGAACGGGGTGAAAAAGAATCCCTTCGTGAAAAGTCAAAGGACATGGATAATCTTTTGAGTGAAAAGGCCTTTATGCAAAGTTCCCTGTCAAGTTTGAATGATGAGGTAGAGGGATTAAGAGATACAGTGAAGAAATTTCAAGAGTCCTGTCATGTTCTGAAGGAAGAAAAATCCATTCTTGTTGCTGAGAAATCATCCTTGCTTTCACAGTTGCAAATTATCACTGAAAGTATGCAGAAGCTATTGGAGAAGAATACCTCGCTGGAGAAGGCCCTCACTGATGCAAAGATTGAGCTTGAAGGTTTAAGGGCTAAATCAAGTAGCTTGGAAGAATTCTGCAATTcgttgaaaaatgagaagtgtagCCTTATAAATGAAAGAAGCATCCTGGTATCTCAATTGGAGAGCGTTGAAGCAAAACTAAGTAACCTGGAGAAAAAGTTTACAAAACTAGAAGAAAAATACTCTGATATGGAGAAAGACAAAGAAAGCAGAGTCAATCAAGTAGATAAACTTCATGATTTGCTTTTGGCACAAAAAGAAAAGCATGCTAATCATAAACATTCAAGTGAATCCCGATTGGCGAATTTGGAAAATCTTGTTCTTCGGCTTCAAGAAGATCACCGATTGGGGAAGGCAGAATTTGAAGAAGAAGTAGATAAAGCTGTAAATGCTCATGTTGAGATGTTTATTTTGCAAAAATGTATGGAAGACTTGGAGCAGAAGAACGCAGGCTTAAAGTTCGAGTGCCAAAAACACATTGAAGCATCAAAAATTTCTGATAAACTTATTTCTGAGTTGGAGAGTGAAAATCTTATGCAACAGATGGAGCTAGAGTTCTTGGTTGATGAAATTAGAAAGTTCAAAATGGGGATTCATCAAGTGTTTGGAGCTCTTCAGTTTGATCCAGATAAGGTGCATGGCAAGAGGAACAAGCATGAGGAAATTCCTATATCACATATTTTGTATAATATTGAGGGTTTGAAAGGTTCTCTTGTGAAAACCCAAGAGGAGAAGCAGCAGCTAATTATAGAGAATTCAGTCCTTCTTACTGTTCTTTCACAACAAGAATCAGAAGGAGAAGAACTGGAGTCCAAGAAAAGAGTCCTAGAGCAAGAGTTTGAAAGCACAAGAGAGCAGCATGCAATGTTACAGAAAGTCAAGCTTGAACTTCTGGAGATGAACAAGCAACTAAGCTCTGAAGTGATCAAGGGAGAAGAAAGGGAGAATATGTTGAAGTCCAAATTGGACGCCCTTCATATGGAGTTGGGAGATTTGCAAAGAACTAATCTTGTGTTTcaggaagaaaatttcaaggTACTTGAAGAGAAAAAATCACTACTTAAGAGTGTTTTGGACCTCAAAGATGCCAAGTTTGCTGTTGAAGATGAGAACAGTGAGATGTTCCATGAGGCACTGACTCTAAAAAACCTTTGTTTGGTTTATGAGAGCTTTTTCTCTGAGAAGTTGTTGGAACAAAAAGTACTTGCTGAACATCTAAGTGATCTTCGCTGTGTGAACAATGACCTCAAACAGGAGCTTGGTCTGTTAAGGAAAAAGTTTGAGGTGAAAGAATCAGAGAATGTTTACCTGACAGAGTCAATTGAGAGGATGGACAAAGATCTGCAGGAAGTTAAAAATTCAAATGACCATTTAAGTAGTCAAATTGAAGGTTCAGAGCATCTTCTTAACAAGAAAGAAATGGAACTGTTAGAAATGGAGGAAAGGCTAAAGGCTGCGGAAATGTTGAATGCAGAGTTTTGCAGAAATGtggaaaaattgaaaatggatCAAGAAGAATCAAGTCTGATCAATGAAAACCTTGAGAAGCAGATTCTTGAACTATCAGAAGGTTGCATGAATCACAAAAAAGAAATTGAACTCCTTAATGAAGCAAATACAAGTTTCCTGTCAAAGATGAGATTATTACACCAGGAGGTTGAACAACAGAAGGCTAGAGAAGAAACATTGAGTTCAGAGCTGCTGGATAAAACAAATGAATTTCAACTTTGGGAGGCTGAGGCTGCTACATTCTATTTTGATCTTCAGATTTCATCCATCAGTGAAACACTGTTGGAAAATAAGGTCAATGAGCTTACTGGAGTTTGCCTGAAACTTGAAGGTGAAAGTGCTACAAAAAGCTTGAAGATTGAACAAATGACGGAAAGAGTCAGTGTACTGGAAAGTGAAGTTGGAGGACTTAAGGGACAATTATCTGCATATGCTCCAGTCATTTGTTCTTTGAAAGAAGATTTTGCTTCTTTAGAGCACACTGTCCTTCGAACAAAGAGAAGGACTGTTGTATGTGATTGGGAACAAAAG GAGTCGGTAATTGCAACTTGTCTCCAAGAAAATAGCTATCAAAGTCTAACTGAAAGTAACAGTACTTTGATACCAGATGGCGTTTCAGATTTGCTGAGTATGAAGGCAAGGATTAGAGAAGTTGAGAAGTGCATGGTGGAAGAAATTGAAAGACAGGTCAAGGAAGAGAATCAAACCACTAAAGCTAATCCAGGAGCTCTGACAAAAGTGACTGAAGATGCAAATGACAAGAGGAAAGTAGAGAAGCAACTCAAGGAGGAGAGCACGTGGAGAGCTAAATCTGAAAATGGCTCAATGATGAAAGATATTCCTCTTGATCACATCTCAGACAATCCAGCCTCTAAGAATCGAAGGAGAGAGAATAGTGGAACTGATGATCAGATGCTCGAATTATGGGAAACTGCTGAGCAGGATTGCCCTGATGGTTTAATGGTTAGTGACGCAATGAGAAAGAGTTCTGTTCCAACAGAGGATGTTATCATGGCACATCAGTCAGATAATTCAGGTAAAATCCTAAATACTTCTTCAGAATTGGATGCAGAAAAGGAATTGGGTGTTGACAAGCTTCAGTTGTCAAGAAGTATAAAAGACAGAACTCAAGATGGAAGCAAGAGGAGAAAGATATTGGAGAGGCTCACCTCGGATTCGCAGAAATTGTCCGCTCTTAAGATGACTATGcaagatttgaaaaataaaatggagACAAAGAAGAGAGGCAAGAAGGGAGATGACACTGAATATGAAACAGTCAAAAGACGAGTAGAAGAAGTCGAAGGAGCTCTTGTGAAATTAGTTGATACTAATGCTCAGCTGACAAAGGATATCAACGAGAGCGCCCCGAGTTTGAGCAGGCAGACTTCAGCTGAGATGGAAAAGAGCAGACACATCCAGAGAAAGAGAGTGACAGAGGAGGCTCGAAAAGGTTCTGAGCATATAGGAAGATTGCAGTTTGAAGTGCAGAACATCCAATATGTTCTGCTGAAATTGGCTGATGAAAAGAAGAGTAAGGGGAAAGGCAGATTCTCTGGAAAAACAGTGGTGTTGCTGAGGGACTTCATTCAACATGGCAGGAAAAGTAGCAAAAAACACAATAAAGGGTGTTTTTGTGGATGCTCAAGGCCTTCAACTAATGAAGAGTAA
- the LOC130720142 gene encoding protein tesmin/TSO1-like CXC 3 — protein sequence MDDQTPERNNTPLSTEGSPVFNFINSLSPLKPVKPAYATQTFSSLSFPSPPSVFTSPHASCHKESRFLRRHNLLDTSTPKVLSEDVNKIYSCEEAPKHSTHACHDSNEQQENTDQRISVGDSSIEPSSEYTRFSSELPGALKYNSGGHGYSPLLCDNMANTCFELPGKPATYAACVQEGPKRDSAVGNMHLQRVCHIGGRENLITDASNRLILGSPNVTEAFRGLMNQQLDPSIDLSNYFTYKYGRMQPVNLAASGSEHGIQYHPNGPITGQTQNNLPSVALMTSNPSEKMNDELLQATYRGMRRSLDYEMASVQRKNSGGSSHISSSTAKSDERGIGNENPLLPTKHTCDSHLNPLATLKDYKSSKGEPMSSQMQPNLPSSTSSMLLSSRQEGPQSMENDLEPSEGEVQPAEDYTQSPGYMADEDFHPNVPKKKRRKLELSGGGESSCKRCNCKKSKCLKLYCECFASGVYCTEPCMCRNCLNQPIHAETVLQARKQIESRNPLAFAPKVIRSSVSTPETRDDPNKTPASARHKRGCNCKKSSCLKKYCECYQGGVGCSISCRCEACKNAYGRKDGSGPSEIEAEPEEETKAREKSEVGKASQKTNIQNTEDQSECALPTTPSRRLLPLPFSSDRNPSRSFIATISASGLIASQKLGESNALQSQVTLEKPFQTVPDDDDSSGHCIKISSPKGKRISSPRCENGSPHTRRGGRKLILQSIPSFPSLAPPH from the exons ATGGACGACCAAACTCCCGAGAGGAACAACACTCCTCTTTCCACCGag GGCTCACCTGTTTTCAACTTCATCAACAGTCTATCTCCTCTAAAGCCTGTAAAGCCTGCATATGCCACACAGACATTCAGCTCGCTTAGCTTTCCATCCCCTCCATCAGTTTTCACATCCCCCCATGCCAGCTGTCACAAGGAATCCAGATTCCTCAGGAG GCATAACCTTTTGGACACATCAACACCTAAAGTTTTGTCTGAAGATGTCAATAAAATATATTCATGTGAAGAGGCTCCTAAACATTCTACTCATGCATGTCATGACTCAAATGAGCAACAGGAAAACACTGATCAACGAATTTCCGTAGGAGATTCCTCAATTGAGCCATCTAGTGAATACACAAGGTTCTCATCCGAGCTTCCTGGAGCCTTAAAATATAATTCTGGTGGCCATGGATATAGTCCTCTACTCTGCGATAACATGGCTAACACTTGTTTCGAATTGCCTGGCAAGCCAGCAACATATGCTGCCTGTGTTCAGGAAGGCCCTAAAAGAGATTCAGCTGTGGGTAACATGCATCTTCAGAGAGTATGCCATATCGGGGGAAGGGAAAATTTAATTACTGATGCTTCCAATCGGTTAATTTTAGGCTCTCCAAATGTGACAGAAGCTTTTAGGGGCCTCATGAATCAACAATTGGATCCTTCAATAGACCTTAGCAATTATTTTACTTATAAATATGGTAGAATGCAACCTGTTAATCTAGCTGCTTCGGGTTCAGAACATGGAATTCAGTATCATCCAAATGGACCAATTACAGGTCAGACACAGAATAATCTTCCCAGTGTTGCTTTGATGACTAGCAATCCAAGTGAGAAAATGAATGATGAG CTTCTTCAAGCGACCTACCGTGGTATGAGGCGTAGTCTAGACTATGAGATGGCCAGTGTGCAAAGGAAGAACTCTGGTGGTAGTTCACACATTAGTTCCAGTACAGCAAAGTCTGATGAGAGGGGTATTGGTAATGAAAATCCGCTGCTTCCTACAAAACACACTTGTGATTCACACTTGAATCCACTTGCAACTTTAAAAGATTACAAAAGTTCAAAAGGTGAACCGATGTCTTCTCAAATGCAACCTAATTTGCCCAGCTCCACTTCTTCCATGCTTCTCTCTTCAAGACAAGAGGGTCCTCAATCGATGGAAAATGATTTGGAGCCATCTGAGGGTGAAGTGCAGCCTGCTGAAGATTATACCCAGTCACCAGGTTACATGGCTGATGAAGATTTCCATCCGAATGTccccaaaaagaaaagg CGCAAGTTGGAACTTTCTGGTGGAGGGGAGTCGTCTTGCAAGCGGTGTAATTGTAAGAAATCAAAGTGTTTGAAGCT tTATTGTGAGTGTTTTGCTTCTGGAGTATACTGCACAGAACCTTGCATGTGCAGGAACTGCCTCAACCAACCTATTCATGCAGAAACTGTTCTTCAAGCTCGCAAGCAGATTGAGTCTCGCAATCCACTTGCGTTTGCTCCTAAAGTCATAAGAAGTTCtgtttccacacctgaaaccaGG GATGATCCTAACAAAACTCCAGCTTCAGCACGACATAAAAGAGGATGTAATTGCAAGAAATCAAGCTGCCTAAAAAAATACTGTGAATGCTATCAGGGTGGTGTTGGTTGCTCTATAAGCTGTAGATGTGAAGCGTGCAAAAATGCCTATGGTAGAAAAGATG GTTCTGGTCCTTCTGAAATAGAAGCTGAGCCTGAAGAAGAAACAAAAGCGCGTGAAAAGAGTGAGGTAGGAAAAGCCTCCCAGAAAACCAATATTCAGAATACTGAAGACCAGTCGGAGTGTGCTCTTCCCACAACACCATCCAG GCGGTTACTTCCTTTACCCTTTTCATCGGATAGAAACCCATCAAGATCTTTTATTGCTACAATCTCTGCTTCTGGATTGATTGCCAGCCAGAAACTTGGGGAATCAAATGCTCTGCAGTCTCAAGTTACGTTGGAAAAGCCTTTTCAAACTGttccagatgatgatgactCTTCAGGCCATTGCATCAAAATTTCTTCTCCTAAGGGCAAGAGGATCTCATCTCCTAGATGTGAAAATGGATCTCCTCATACTCGGAGAGGTGGCAGGAAGTTAATATTACAATCCATCCCTTCATTTCCTTCTCTCGCCCCTCCCCATTAG
- the LOC130718923 gene encoding serine/threonine-protein kinase STY13-like — protein sequence MHSSKSEDFSALKVGSEGGALDLKLKKSSGNLSTNDMLRADKIDMKSLDAALERHLSRVFSRVTEAKRPKEEWEIDLSKLELRHVVARGAYGTVYRGTYDNQDVAVKVLDWGEEGVTTAAEIAGLRASFRQEVGVWQKLDHPNVTKFIGASMGTSDLQIPIDAGGQDSLPSKACCVIVEFLPGGTLRQFLFKNRRKKLAYKVVIQLALNLARGLSYLHSKKIVHRDVKSDNMLFDANENLKITDFGVARIEAANPCEMTGETGTIGYMAPEVLNGKPYDRRCDVYSFGMCLWEIYCCDLPYPNLSLVELSAAVANKNLRPDIPRCCPSALASVMRKCWDPKPSKRTEMHEVVRMLEAIDTSKGGGMIPDDHVQFCFCLAPVRGP from the exons ATGCATTCTTCGAAAAGCGAGGATTTCAGTGCCCTAAAGGTGGGATCTGAAGGTGGAGCATTGGATTTAAAGCTGAAGAAGAGTAGTGGAAATCTAAGCACTAATGATATGCTTAGAGCTGATAAAATTGATATGAAGAGTTTAGATGCCGCGCTAGAAAGGCACTTGAGCAGGGTTTTCTCCCGAGTCACCGAGGCGAAAAGGCCTAAAGAAGAATGGGAGATTGATCTGAGCAAATTGGAGTTACGACATGTGGTTGCTAGAGGGGCCTATGGCACTGTTTACAGGGGCACATATGACAACCAAGATGTTGCTG TGAAAGTATTGGACTGGGGTGAGGAGGGTGTTACAACTGCTGCTGAAATTGCTGGTTTACGAGCATCATTTCGGCAGGAGGTTGGGGTTTGGCAAAAACTTGATCATCCAAATGTCACAAAA TTTATTGGAGCTTCAATGGGTACTTCAGATCTTCAGATTCCTATAGATGCTGGTGGTCAAGATTCCCTTCCTTCCAAGGCATGTTGCGTCATTGTTGAGTTTCTCCCTGGTGGGACTTTGAGACAATTCTTGTTTAAAAATAGGCGAAAGAAACTTGCATACAAGGTTGTGATTCAACTTGCTTTGAATCTCGCTCGAGG TCTTAGTTATCTACATTCAAAGAAAATTGTTCATCGCGATGTGAAAAGTGACAATATGTTGTTTGATGctaatgaaaatttgaaaataaccgATTTTGGAGTTGCTCGGATTGAAGCTGCAAATCCGTGTGAAATGACGGGCGAAACTGGAACCATTGGGTATATGGCGCCGGAG GTTCTAAATGGTAAGCCTTATGACAGAAGGTGTGATGTCTACAGCTTTGGCATGTGCTTGTGGGAAATCTATTGTTGTGACTTGCCTTATCCAAATTTAAGTCTTGTTGAACTTTCAGCTGCGGTCGCTAATAAG AATTTGCGACCAGATATTCCTAGATGTTGTCCCAGCGCCTTGGCAAGTGTTATGCGGAAGTGTTGGGATCCAAAACCAAGTAAGCGAACAGAAATGCATGAAGTGGTGAGAATGTTAGAAGCAATTGATACAAGCAAAGGAGGTGGAATGATACCTGATGATCAtgttcaattttgtttttgtctTGCACCTGTTCGCGGTCCTtaa
- the LOC130718383 gene encoding homocysteine S-methyltransferase 3-like: METALFMRDFLDKCGGYAVIDGGFATELERHGADLHDPLWSAKCLISSPHLVRRVHLDYLDAGANIILTASYQATLQGFEAKGFSREEGETLLRRSVELALEAREIYNARCTKDSSDFIRDERYRRRPILVAASVGSYGAYLADGAEYTGDYGDAVTVQTLKDFHRERVKILVDAGADLIAFETIPNKMEAKAFAELLEEEGIEIPAWLSFSCKDESNVVSGDSIFECAQIADSCRQVVAVGVNCTVPRFIHGLISSITKATSKPVLVYPNSGETYIAQSNQWVKSSGVAERDFVPYIDKWCDAGASLFGGCCRTTPNTIRGIAEAIYGKPQGK; the protein is encoded by the exons ATGGAGACAGCGTTGTTTATGAGGGATTTCCTGGACAAGTGTGGTGGCTACGCCGTTATAGACGGTGGCTTTGCGACGGAGCTTGAACGTCATGGGGCAGACCTCCACGACCCGCTTTGGAGTGCCAAATGCCTTATTAGTTCTCCACATCTTGTGCGACGG GTTCACCTAGATTACCTTGATGCAGGGGCAAACATAATATTAACAGCATCTTATCAG GCTACACTTCAGGGTTTTGAAGCTAAAGGGTTCTCTAGGGAAGAAGGTGAAACTCTGCTTAGAAGAAGTGTGGAGCTTGCACTTGAGGCTCGAGAAATTTACAATGCTAGGTGTACTAAAGATTCTTCTGACTTCATAAGAGATGAAAGATATAGGAGAAGGCCCATTTTAGTTGCAGCATCTGTGGGAAGCTATGGTGCTTATTTAGCTGATGGAGCTGAATATAC AGGGGATTATGGTGATGCAGTCACTGTTCAGACACTGAAAGATTTTCATAGGGAAAGGGTAAAGATTCTTGTGGATGCAGGTGCTGACTTAATTGCCTTTGAAACAATTCCAAATAAGATGGAGGCAAAG GCTTTTGCTGAACTTCTTGAGGAAGAAGGCATAGAAATTCCTGCGTGGTTATCTTTTAGTTGTAAGGATGAAAGCAATGTGGTTAGTGGTGATTCTATCTTTGAGTGTGCTCAAATAGCTGATTCATGCAGACAAGTGGTTGCAGTTGGAGTAAACTGCACTGTTCCTAGATTTATTCATGGATTGATTTCATCCATTACAAAG GCAACAAGTAAACCAGTACTTGTTTATCCCAACAGTGGAGAGACTTATATTGCTCAGAGCAACCAATGGGTG AAATCAAGTGGGGTAGCAGAGAGGGATTTTGTTCCTTATATAGACAAGTGGTGTGATGCTGGAGCTTCACTTTTTGGTGGCTGCTGCAGGACTACTCCCAATACTATTAGAGGCATAGCTGAGGCAATATATGGAAAACCTCAAGGAAAATAA